One part of the Deltaproteobacteria bacterium genome encodes these proteins:
- a CDS encoding acyl-CoA dehydrogenase gives PEAISMLKRNSCGKALEIARAARDMHGGNGISDEFHVIRHVMNLESVNTYEGTHDIHALILGRAQTGIAAFGD, from the coding sequence CCCGAGGCGATCTCCATGCTCAAGCGCAACTCGTGCGGAAAGGCGCTGGAGATCGCCCGCGCCGCCCGGGACATGCACGGCGGGAACGGGATCTCGGACGAGTTCCACGTCATCCGCCACGTGATGAACCTGGAGTCGGTCAACACGTACGAGGGGACGCACGACATCCACGCCCTGATCCTCGGGCGCGCGCAGACCGGAATCGCCGCGTTCGGGGATTAG